A window of Haliscomenobacter hydrossis DSM 1100 contains these coding sequences:
- a CDS encoding sulfatase-like hydrolase/transferase, with protein MKSVLSYIFFWSIACCMLAQTSKPNILVLFTDDHTYSAVGALGNKVVKTPNMDELVKNGTTFTRASCLGGKHGALCVVSRAGIMTGRYLNSLQGGADVIPPDQIMLPEQLKKQGYKTFATGKWHNDKASYTRAFDEADNIFLGGMHFPKEGGHEHANLYHFDPTGKYPQETQWSAEQFSSNMYADAAIAYLNQNKGGQQPFFAYVAFTSPHDPRTPPAPYDKMYDPNDIPLPKNYLPQHPFDNGEIRVRDEQLLPLPRTPEMVKKDLAAYYGMISEVDAQIGRIIQTLKANGQYDNTLIIFAGDNGLAVGSHGLVGKQSLYEHSMRIPLVMVGPNIPKNKKTDALCYLSDIFPTVCSYLNIEKPASSEGKNLLEAIHNPTTALRKTIYYKYRDIQLAVRTDDNWKLIKYNVNGVEHRQLFNLNKDPFETKNLADAKKYQSKLAEMTEVLKTEMTFYHDNLDLNKPNWGKAEKKGK; from the coding sequence ATGAAATCTGTGCTAAGCTATATCTTTTTTTGGAGCATCGCCTGTTGTATGCTGGCACAAACATCCAAACCCAATATCCTCGTCCTGTTTACGGACGACCATACTTATAGTGCAGTAGGAGCTTTGGGCAATAAAGTGGTCAAAACGCCCAACATGGACGAACTGGTAAAAAATGGAACCACTTTCACCAGGGCCAGTTGCCTGGGTGGAAAACACGGCGCGTTGTGTGTGGTCAGCCGGGCAGGAATCATGACCGGGCGTTACCTCAACAGTTTGCAAGGCGGAGCCGATGTGATTCCCCCTGATCAGATCATGCTGCCCGAACAGTTGAAAAAGCAGGGTTATAAAACCTTTGCCACCGGAAAATGGCACAACGACAAAGCCTCGTACACCCGGGCTTTTGACGAAGCGGACAACATCTTTTTGGGAGGCATGCACTTCCCCAAAGAAGGCGGCCATGAGCATGCCAATTTGTATCATTTTGACCCGACAGGCAAGTACCCCCAAGAAACGCAATGGAGTGCGGAGCAGTTTTCGAGCAACATGTACGCCGATGCAGCCATTGCCTATTTGAATCAAAACAAAGGGGGGCAACAGCCATTTTTTGCGTATGTCGCTTTCACTTCGCCGCACGATCCGCGCACTCCTCCTGCGCCTTACGACAAAATGTACGACCCCAATGACATCCCCTTGCCCAAGAATTACCTTCCGCAACACCCCTTCGACAATGGGGAAATACGCGTGCGCGACGAACAATTGTTGCCCCTTCCCCGTACCCCTGAAATGGTCAAAAAAGACCTTGCAGCCTATTACGGAATGATTTCAGAAGTAGATGCCCAAATTGGTCGGATCATCCAAACCCTCAAAGCCAATGGCCAATACGACAATACCCTCATTATTTTTGCGGGCGACAATGGGTTGGCCGTCGGTTCACACGGCCTGGTTGGCAAACAAAGTTTGTACGAACACAGCATGCGGATACCCTTGGTCATGGTAGGACCGAATATTCCCAAAAACAAAAAGACCGATGCACTTTGCTACCTGTCGGATATTTTTCCAACCGTTTGCAGTTATCTAAACATAGAAAAGCCCGCTTCGAGCGAGGGTAAAAATTTATTGGAGGCGATTCACAATCCAACAACCGCATTGAGAAAAACCATTTACTACAAGTACCGAGATATTCAGCTAGCCGTTCGCACGGATGACAATTGGAAATTGATCAAGTACAATGTGAATGGGGTTGAACATCGGCAATTGTTTAACCTCAATAAAGACCCTTTTGAAACCAAAAATCTGGCGGATGCTAAAAAATACCAGTCAAAATTGGCCGAAATGACCGAGGTTTTGAAAACCGAAATGACTTTTTATCACGACAATTTAGATCTCAACAAGCCGAATTGGGGTAAAGCGGAGAAAAAGGGTAAATAA
- a CDS encoding 3-keto-disaccharide hydrolase, with protein sequence MKKTPTPIQVLGFLCLIATMLAYSSCSSTKKSPETKGWISLFNGKNTKDWIVKIFHHEVGDNYGNTFRVEDGMIKVRYDQYDKFNNRYGHLYYKQPFSHYHLVIEYRFADEWRKDAPSYTQLNSGVMFHSQDPRTMPKEQDWPISVEMQFLASLGDGKPRPTGNMCSPGTDVIFKGKKDPRHCIESSSKTYGKDEWVRAELIVLGDSLITHIINGEVVLQYSQPQIGGGVANGFDPSIKVDGKLLKEGFIALQSEGQPIDFRKVELLNLAGLSPKSALYQKYFAPPAEIK encoded by the coding sequence ATGAAAAAAACACCTACACCGATCCAGGTTCTTGGATTTTTATGCCTCATCGCCACGATGCTGGCCTATTCAAGTTGTTCAAGCACTAAAAAAAGCCCCGAAACAAAGGGCTGGATCTCCCTCTTCAACGGCAAAAACACCAAAGACTGGATTGTAAAAATCTTCCACCACGAAGTGGGCGATAATTACGGCAACACCTTTCGGGTCGAAGACGGCATGATCAAGGTACGTTACGACCAGTACGACAAATTCAACAACCGCTACGGCCATTTGTACTATAAGCAGCCGTTTTCGCATTACCACCTGGTCATCGAATACCGCTTTGCCGACGAGTGGCGCAAAGACGCGCCCAGCTACACCCAACTCAACAGTGGGGTGATGTTCCACTCCCAAGACCCGCGCACCATGCCCAAGGAACAAGACTGGCCCATCTCTGTGGAAATGCAATTCCTGGCCAGCCTTGGTGATGGCAAGCCCCGCCCCACGGGCAACATGTGCTCACCAGGCACCGACGTAATTTTTAAGGGCAAAAAAGATCCGCGCCACTGCATTGAGTCCAGTTCCAAAACCTATGGCAAAGACGAATGGGTACGCGCCGAACTCATCGTATTGGGGGACTCCCTGATCACCCACATCATCAATGGTGAAGTGGTGCTGCAATACTCCCAGCCTCAAATTGGTGGCGGCGTAGCAAATGGCTTCGATCCGAGCATTAAAGTGGATGGCAAATTGCTCAAAGAAGGGTTCATTGCTTTGCAAAGTGAGGGCCAACCGATTGATTTTCGGAAGGTAGAGTTGTTGAATTTGGCGGGCTTGAGTCCAAAATCGGCTTTGTATCAAAAGTATTTTGCGCCGCCAGCGGAGATAAAATAA
- a CDS encoding alpha-galactosidase precursor has product MKHFLFALTLFSINQLFAQNTLARYDKLTSTDWLVTPFSQKAEVIVEGKNIILYNGLVKRVFRIGANLACFDYKNLSNGQQLLRAVKPEAKISVDGVEYNVGGLLGQKENAYLLPEWLDKLELGKEDFVFQSHSVEAIKPSINWKANTWTLNKTQPTGKLLTCKYLAQAPALSGLQVNVHYELYDGLPLIVKWISIENKSTKDLKLNRVVNEVLALVEEESAVVGKPEEMKKQHGIYIETNYAFNNAMRYDISDQTTHWKTDAAYTSQVNYNYETPCLLEIYPEKAPGIVLRPGEVFKSVRTHELLMDSYDRQRRGLMIRKMYRAIAPWTTQNPIFMHLVSKNDQEVRNSIDQCANTGYEAVILSFGSHLNMEDTSATNIQRWKELADYAHSKGILLGGYALFSSRRISDADDVVDPKTGKPGGAFFGNAPCFGSNWGLGFRDKIKTFFAKTGFDIWENDGPYPGDVCASTTHPGHTGLDDSQWRQMDIQKELYRWLNEHGVYINAPDWYFLDGTHKIAIGYREVNFSLSREQQRILNRQNIHDGTIEKTGSMSWGFVPLTRYQGGGPEAILEPLSEHLRDYEQLMVQYYGAGVQACYRGPRLYDSEATRAMVARTISWYKKYREILNADMIHLRRADGRDWDGFIHVNPLLKQKGFVMLYNPTKEKMTRTIKVPLYYTGLTSTATIKEKDGAPKKYVLNRNYEVELTFSIEPEGYTWFVIE; this is encoded by the coding sequence ATGAAGCACTTTCTTTTTGCCCTAACCCTGTTTTCCATCAACCAATTGTTCGCCCAAAACACCCTGGCGCGTTACGACAAACTGACCAGCACCGATTGGTTGGTTACGCCTTTTTCTCAAAAAGCCGAGGTCATTGTAGAGGGTAAAAACATCATCTTGTACAACGGTCTGGTCAAACGGGTATTCAGAATAGGCGCCAACCTGGCCTGTTTTGATTATAAAAATCTCTCCAACGGGCAGCAACTTTTGCGCGCCGTAAAACCCGAAGCCAAAATCAGCGTCGACGGCGTGGAATACAACGTCGGCGGGCTCCTCGGTCAAAAAGAAAATGCTTACCTGCTGCCCGAGTGGCTGGACAAGTTGGAGCTGGGGAAGGAAGATTTTGTGTTCCAAAGCCATTCCGTAGAAGCGATTAAACCCTCCATCAACTGGAAAGCCAATACCTGGACGTTGAACAAAACCCAACCGACGGGAAAACTGCTCACCTGCAAATACCTGGCCCAAGCACCTGCGCTGAGTGGCTTGCAAGTCAACGTACATTATGAGCTCTATGATGGGTTGCCTCTGATTGTCAAGTGGATATCCATCGAGAACAAAAGTACCAAAGACTTGAAGTTGAACCGCGTGGTCAATGAAGTCCTGGCGCTGGTTGAAGAAGAAAGCGCCGTAGTGGGCAAGCCCGAAGAAATGAAAAAACAGCACGGCATCTACATTGAAACCAACTACGCCTTCAACAACGCCATGCGTTACGACATCAGCGACCAAACCACGCATTGGAAAACCGATGCGGCCTACACCTCTCAGGTCAACTACAATTACGAAACGCCTTGCTTGCTGGAGATTTACCCCGAAAAAGCCCCCGGCATTGTGCTGCGCCCCGGTGAGGTGTTCAAATCCGTCAGGACCCACGAACTGCTGATGGACAGCTATGACCGCCAGCGCCGCGGCCTGATGATCCGCAAAATGTACCGGGCCATCGCGCCCTGGACGACCCAAAACCCCATCTTCATGCACCTGGTCAGCAAAAATGACCAGGAAGTGCGCAACAGCATTGACCAATGTGCGAATACTGGCTACGAGGCCGTCATCCTCAGCTTTGGCAGTCACCTCAACATGGAAGACACCAGCGCCACCAACATCCAACGCTGGAAAGAACTGGCCGATTACGCGCACAGCAAAGGCATTTTGTTGGGTGGGTACGCCCTCTTCAGCTCCCGCCGCATCAGCGACGCCGATGACGTGGTCGATCCCAAAACGGGCAAACCCGGTGGGGCGTTTTTTGGCAACGCGCCTTGTTTTGGCAGCAACTGGGGACTGGGGTTTCGTGATAAAATCAAGACTTTTTTTGCAAAAACCGGATTCGACATCTGGGAAAACGACGGTCCCTACCCCGGCGACGTCTGCGCCTCCACGACCCACCCCGGCCATACCGGACTGGACGACTCACAATGGCGACAAATGGACATCCAAAAAGAGCTGTACCGCTGGCTGAATGAGCACGGGGTGTACATCAATGCGCCCGACTGGTATTTTTTAGACGGCACCCATAAAATTGCCATCGGCTACCGCGAGGTCAATTTTTCCTTGTCGCGCGAACAACAACGCATCCTCAACCGCCAGAACATCCACGATGGCACCATCGAAAAAACGGGCTCAATGAGCTGGGGTTTTGTGCCCCTGACCCGCTACCAGGGCGGCGGCCCCGAAGCCATCCTCGAACCCCTGAGTGAGCACCTGCGCGACTACGAGCAGTTGATGGTGCAATATTACGGCGCGGGGGTACAGGCCTGTTACCGCGGCCCACGGCTGTACGACTCGGAAGCTACCCGCGCCATGGTGGCACGAACGATCAGCTGGTACAAAAAATACCGCGAAATCCTGAACGCCGACATGATCCATTTGCGCCGTGCCGACGGTCGGGATTGGGATGGCTTCATCCACGTCAACCCTTTGCTCAAACAAAAGGGTTTTGTGATGCTGTACAACCCGACGAAAGAGAAAATGACCCGAACCATCAAAGTGCCACTGTATTACACGGGTTTGACCAGTACGGCCACCATCAAAGAAAAAGATGGTGCACCCAAAAAATACGTCCTCAATCGGAATTACGAAGTGGAACTTACGTTTAGCATTGAACCGGAGGGGTATACCTGGTTTGTGATAGAGTAA
- a CDS encoding glycoside hydrolase family 88 protein has translation MKKLVLPLLFLSFLLETQAQTKLPPLEHASLQFKLALKAIDQAKTKNANLVSPRSLREDTLFMVPSRDWTSGFFAGNLWYLYELSGDQFWQQKAREFTANLEREKTNGTTHDMGFKMYCSFGNGYRLSKDPQYRDILLQSARTLTTRFNEKIGCLRSWDHSKDKWDFPVIIDNMMNLELLFWAFKQTQDSLFYKVAVSHANTTMSNHYRPDYSSYHVVGYDVKTGQAIQKNTHQGYSHESAWARGQSWGLYAYAMCYRETGKTAYLQHAENIAQFILNHPNLPKDLVPYWDFNAPDIPNAPRDASAAALMASAFYELGSLVPTKAKFYHHTADKIFKNLTKKYRTAPNTHAGFLLTQSTGHLPGKHEINVPIVYADYYYLESLLRKKNLRKS, from the coding sequence ATGAAAAAACTGGTTCTCCCCTTACTCTTTTTGTCATTTTTGCTCGAAACACAGGCACAAACCAAGTTGCCCCCCCTTGAACACGCCAGCCTCCAATTCAAACTGGCCTTAAAAGCCATCGACCAGGCAAAAACCAAAAACGCCAATCTCGTCAGCCCCCGTTCCCTACGTGAAGACACCCTTTTTATGGTACCCTCCCGGGATTGGACCAGTGGCTTTTTTGCAGGCAACCTCTGGTACCTGTACGAACTTAGCGGAGATCAATTTTGGCAACAAAAAGCGCGGGAATTCACCGCCAATCTCGAGCGTGAAAAAACCAATGGTACTACCCACGACATGGGTTTCAAGATGTATTGCAGCTTTGGCAACGGCTATCGCCTGAGCAAAGACCCGCAATACCGGGACATTTTGCTGCAATCTGCCCGCACTTTGACCACCCGGTTTAATGAAAAAATCGGCTGCCTGCGTTCCTGGGACCACAGCAAGGACAAGTGGGATTTTCCGGTCATCATCGACAACATGATGAACCTCGAACTCCTTTTTTGGGCTTTCAAACAAACCCAGGATTCGCTGTTTTACAAGGTTGCGGTCAGCCACGCCAACACGACCATGAGCAATCATTACCGGCCTGACTACAGCTCTTACCACGTGGTGGGATACGATGTAAAAACCGGGCAAGCCATTCAAAAAAACACCCACCAGGGTTACAGCCATGAATCGGCCTGGGCCAGAGGGCAATCCTGGGGCCTGTATGCCTATGCGATGTGTTACCGCGAAACGGGCAAAACAGCGTACCTGCAACACGCCGAGAACATTGCCCAATTCATCCTGAACCACCCCAATTTACCCAAAGATCTGGTGCCGTACTGGGACTTCAATGCCCCCGACATTCCCAATGCTCCACGCGACGCCTCCGCCGCTGCACTCATGGCTTCTGCTTTTTATGAATTGGGTAGCCTGGTGCCCACCAAAGCAAAGTTTTACCACCACACGGCGGATAAAATTTTTAAAAACCTGACTAAAAAATACCGTACCGCACCCAATACCCATGCTGGCTTTTTATTGACTCAAAGCACTGGACACCTGCCAGGCAAACATGAGATCAACGTGCCCATCGTGTATGCCGATTATTACTACCTGGAATCGCTGTTGAGGAAGAAAAATTTGCGCAAAAGCTAA
- a CDS encoding TIM-barrel domain-containing protein: MQPFRTFTLFLFIICQFSAVAQTKLLWQELYPGIWKAAAGKPEKISLLSTAGAKPQLQALAKLPKTTFPLDKAAIDLKVIDHKIYLRFPLDEEEQLFGLGLNFQTVNQRGRIMELHVDHYGGEDNGRTHAPVPFYVSSKGYGVLIDAARYITVYAGTGVRTNAAHPPVVYDRNTDKQWDAQPYSDAVEILVPAEGANIYIFAGPTPMQVVQRYNLMNGGGYLPPKWGLGFTQRVPTLYSQDDILKEATSFEAHNFPLDFIGVEPGWHSSSYPCTFEWDKTRFPDPKGFLEALAKKGLSANLWFNPYVSPKASLYPKIKPLSGSHTVWNGIVSDFTLPQTRALFKDHFMKTHLEIGVGGYKVDEVDGYDFWVWPDVATFPSGTSAEQMRQVYGNMVQNMTGSWFKAINKRTYGLVRASNAGSSNFPYVIYNDYYSHKDFITALVNSSFIGVLWTPEVRASKSAEEWVRRMQSVCFSPMAMLNAWADGTKPWSFPEVEQAVNEVASLRMQLLPYLYSTFAQYHFEGKPPFRAMNLVEGFGYKPPTVAGQLDATANPYAMSVKKDIKDQYMMGDFILVAPMFAGETSREVYLPQGKWYDFYTGELVGENQKINITPALDKIPLFVKDGGIIPMIPTRRQAPKVGDILPLEVRHYGSAAGSFQLYDDDGISFDYEKGAHSFTRLAVAKNSVGALQGELPTLPTGKPFGYAKEIKWVFMTKTK; the protein is encoded by the coding sequence ATGCAGCCCTTCAGAACCTTCACTTTATTCCTCTTCATCATTTGCCAATTTAGCGCTGTTGCCCAAACGAAACTTCTCTGGCAAGAGCTATATCCCGGCATCTGGAAAGCCGCAGCGGGCAAACCCGAAAAAATCAGCCTGCTGAGCACTGCGGGCGCAAAACCACAACTGCAGGCCCTGGCCAAACTACCCAAAACTACCTTCCCGCTCGACAAAGCAGCGATAGACCTCAAGGTCATCGACCACAAAATCTACCTGCGGTTTCCCCTCGATGAAGAAGAGCAACTTTTTGGTCTGGGACTCAATTTCCAAACCGTTAACCAACGCGGGCGAATTATGGAGCTGCACGTTGACCATTATGGCGGCGAAGACAATGGGCGCACCCACGCCCCGGTTCCTTTTTACGTGTCCTCTAAAGGTTATGGTGTGCTGATTGATGCGGCCCGATACATCACGGTTTACGCGGGCACGGGGGTAAGAACCAACGCAGCGCATCCGCCCGTCGTGTACGACCGCAATACCGACAAACAATGGGATGCCCAACCTTATTCAGATGCGGTTGAAATCCTGGTGCCAGCTGAAGGGGCCAACATTTACATTTTCGCTGGCCCTACCCCCATGCAAGTGGTGCAACGCTACAACTTGATGAACGGCGGCGGCTATTTACCACCCAAATGGGGCCTGGGTTTTACCCAACGGGTACCTACTTTGTATTCGCAAGACGATATTTTGAAAGAAGCCACGAGTTTTGAAGCACATAATTTCCCTCTCGACTTCATTGGGGTGGAACCCGGCTGGCACAGTTCATCTTATCCTTGTACTTTTGAGTGGGACAAAACGCGTTTTCCCGATCCTAAAGGCTTTTTGGAAGCCCTGGCCAAAAAAGGATTGAGCGCCAATCTTTGGTTCAATCCTTATGTTTCCCCCAAAGCAAGTTTGTATCCAAAAATCAAGCCGCTTTCTGGCTCGCATACGGTTTGGAACGGCATTGTCTCCGATTTTACCCTGCCCCAAACCCGCGCGTTGTTCAAAGATCATTTTATGAAAACCCACCTGGAGATCGGGGTGGGTGGGTACAAGGTAGATGAAGTTGACGGCTACGATTTTTGGGTCTGGCCCGATGTGGCCACTTTCCCTTCGGGCACCAGTGCCGAACAGATGCGTCAGGTTTACGGAAACATGGTTCAAAACATGACGGGCAGCTGGTTCAAAGCAATCAACAAACGCACTTATGGGCTGGTGCGGGCGTCGAATGCGGGTTCCAGCAATTTTCCTTACGTGATTTACAACGATTATTACAGCCACAAGGACTTCATTACCGCCCTGGTCAACAGCAGTTTTATCGGTGTGCTCTGGACTCCCGAAGTACGCGCCTCCAAAAGCGCTGAGGAGTGGGTGCGCCGCATGCAGTCGGTGTGTTTTTCACCCATGGCCATGCTCAACGCCTGGGCTGATGGCACCAAGCCCTGGTCTTTTCCCGAGGTGGAACAAGCAGTCAATGAGGTGGCCAGTTTGCGCATGCAGTTGTTGCCGTATCTGTACAGCACTTTTGCGCAGTACCATTTTGAGGGTAAACCGCCATTCCGGGCGATGAACCTGGTAGAGGGTTTTGGCTACAAACCACCAACCGTAGCTGGGCAACTGGACGCCACGGCCAACCCCTACGCCATGAGCGTCAAAAAAGACATCAAAGACCAGTACATGATGGGAGATTTCATCCTGGTCGCCCCCATGTTTGCGGGCGAAACGAGTCGCGAAGTATACTTGCCCCAAGGCAAATGGTACGATTTTTACACCGGGGAATTGGTCGGGGAGAATCAAAAAATCAACATTACGCCAGCTTTGGATAAAATTCCTTTATTTGTCAAAGATGGAGGGATCATTCCGATGATTCCAACCCGTCGCCAGGCACCCAAGGTTGGGGATATTTTGCCCCTGGAAGTACGCCATTACGGCAGCGCAGCAGGAAGTTTTCAGCTGTACGATGACGATGGGATTTCCTTTGATTACGAAAAAGGAGCGCATTCATTTACCAGACTTGCGGTGGCAAAAAACAGCGTGGGAGCCTTACAAGGGGAATTGCCCACACTGCCTACTGGGAAACCTTTTGGGTATGCCAAAGAAATAAAATGGGTCTTTATGACCAAGACCAAATAG
- a CDS encoding alginate lyase family protein translates to MAWKKNLLLLSLFLGSSFSLPAQNALDKVTKVLKKETLAQAHWALTQAPITVTAARCERSAGGLHDFYSEGDYWWPNPDDPQGPYIQRDGQSNPGNFTAHRKAMVRFSQIIGTLASAYRLSKNEKYVEQAFVHLRAWFIDEATRMNPSLLYAQAIKGRATGRGIGIIDMIQMMEVAQGVRVMEKAKSVNPAELQQIKSWFAQYLQWVSTHQYGIDEREAKNNHGTCWVMQVAVFAKLTSNQDLIEYCKNRFKTVLLPNQMDPDGSFPLELRRTKPYGYSLFNLDAMTSVCHILSDEKENLWKFTLPDGRTLKKAIDFMLPFVADKSTWTFPKDVMYWEEWPVAHPFLLFGYQQYPEKSWLDTWTKLEHFPQTEEVIRSLPIRNPLIWLEE, encoded by the coding sequence ATGGCATGGAAAAAAAATTTGCTATTGCTGAGTCTCTTTTTGGGCAGTTCATTTTCCCTTCCCGCGCAAAACGCCCTGGACAAAGTGACCAAGGTTTTAAAAAAAGAAACCCTTGCCCAGGCCCATTGGGCTTTAACCCAAGCCCCCATTACCGTCACCGCAGCCCGATGTGAACGCTCGGCTGGCGGTTTGCACGATTTTTATTCCGAAGGTGATTATTGGTGGCCCAATCCCGATGACCCCCAAGGCCCTTACATCCAGCGCGATGGCCAATCCAATCCCGGTAATTTCACCGCTCACCGCAAGGCCATGGTGCGTTTTAGCCAAATCATCGGAACCCTGGCTTCGGCCTATCGCCTGAGCAAAAATGAAAAATACGTCGAGCAAGCTTTTGTACACCTACGTGCCTGGTTCATCGACGAGGCCACCCGGATGAACCCGTCTTTGCTCTACGCCCAGGCCATCAAAGGGAGGGCCACTGGCCGGGGCATTGGCATCATCGACATGATTCAGATGATGGAAGTGGCGCAAGGGGTTCGGGTGATGGAAAAAGCCAAAAGCGTCAATCCGGCAGAATTGCAGCAGATCAAAAGTTGGTTTGCCCAGTATTTACAATGGGTCAGCACCCATCAATACGGCATTGACGAACGCGAGGCCAAAAACAACCACGGCACCTGTTGGGTGATGCAAGTGGCAGTTTTTGCCAAGCTAACCAGCAATCAGGACTTGATCGAGTACTGCAAAAATCGTTTCAAAACGGTTTTGTTGCCCAATCAAATGGATCCTGATGGCAGCTTTCCCCTGGAACTCCGCCGCACCAAACCCTACGGGTATTCCCTTTTTAACCTGGACGCCATGACCAGTGTTTGCCATATTTTGTCCGACGAAAAAGAAAATCTTTGGAAATTTACCCTACCGGATGGCCGTACCCTTAAAAAGGCCATCGATTTTATGCTTCCCTTTGTGGCCGATAAATCGACCTGGACTTTCCCCAAAGACGTGATGTATTGGGAGGAATGGCCCGTAGCACACCCCTTTTTGTTGTTTGGCTATCAACAATACCCCGAAAAGTCCTGGCTGGATACCTGGACAAAACTGGAGCATTTTCCCCAAACCGAAGAGGTCATTCGGAGCCTGCCGATTCGGAATCCCTTGATTTGGTTGGAAGAATAA